In Rhodospirillales bacterium, a single window of DNA contains:
- a CDS encoding chorismate mutase — MANNDNTGIEPPEELLRLRASIDNLDAAIIHLLAERFKLTREVGHLKAEQTLPPSDPGREARQVERIRKLAADAGLEPEFAEKFLAFVIAEVIRHHEAIAESKAGGV, encoded by the coding sequence ATGGCCAACAACGACAACACCGGTATCGAGCCGCCCGAGGAGCTGCTCCGCCTGCGAGCCAGCATCGACAATCTCGATGCGGCGATCATTCATCTGCTCGCCGAGCGCTTCAAACTGACTCGTGAGGTCGGGCACTTGAAGGCCGAGCAGACCCTGCCGCCGTCGGACCCCGGACGTGAGGCGCGCCAGGTCGAGCGCATACGCAAGCTTGCCGCCGATGCGGGCCTGGAGCCCGAGTTCGCGGAGAAATTTCTCGCCTTCGTCATCGCCGAGGTCATCCGCCACCACGAGGCCATCGCGGAATCTAAGGCGGGGGGCGTCTGA